A DNA window from Solanum lycopersicum chromosome 3, SLM_r2.1 contains the following coding sequences:
- the LOC104646422 gene encoding uncharacterized protein, whose translation MTAPLNLEEGQSSTRPPCFNGHFYSWWKVRMHDFLMAEDSEVWDIVLDGPFITMIEEKDGEKTRLVPKLRQKYDEADRKKIKKGYEAKTILVFGIGPDDLNRVSACESAKETWDCLKTTHEGTEQMKEGENIHEMFTKLSSITNELRSLVEPISMSKQVMKVLRILPKSWESTVDSITEAKDLKVLTMNALIGNLKTHEMNQKHDQSKKEVKKDKSLMLKYKSEEDSSDDDMSYLINIFQKIVRKNKADYVVKKALTAWGDSSSDSEDPDEPNDVSMVVVHEEETIFNEMFAFMAHSENEEEENKVSERSSNQYWYIDNEFSKHMTGDTKNFLSLKTLQGRGVSFGDGNKGYILGVGKVGKSLEESIDNVYHVGGLKYSLLSVSQICDKGNEVKFTSEKCTVVNLTTKKVILTAFRSKKHVYG comes from the exons ATGACTGCTCCACTTAATCTAGAAGAAGGACAATCTTCAACCAGACCTCCTTGTTTCAATGGGCACTTctacagttggtggaaagttagaatgcatgATTTCCTCATGGCTGAAGATAGTGAGGTATGGGACATTGTCTTAGATGGACCATTTATTACAATGATTGAAGAAAAAGATGGAGAAAAAACTAGGCTTGTTCCAAAGCTTagacaaaaatatgatgaagcTGATAGGAAGAAGATCAAAAAAGGTTACGAGGCAAAGACTATTCTTGTCTTTGGGATAGGGCCAGATGATTTGAATCGTGTCTCAGCCTGTGAGTCTGCAAAAGAAACTTGGGACTGCTTGAAAACAACTCATGAGGGAACTGAACAA ATGAAAGAAGGAGAAAACATTCATGAGATGTTCACTAAATTGTCCTCCATTACCAATGAGTTGAGAAGCCTTGTAGAACCTATCAGCATGAGCAAGCAAGTCATGAAAGTGCTTCGAATCCTTCCAAAGTCTTGGGAAAGCACGGTTGATTCTATTACTGAAGCAAAAGATCTGAAAGTGCTGACAATGAATGCTCTCATTGGAAATCTGAAGACTCATGAGATGAATCAAAAGCATGATCAGTCAAAGAAGGAAGTCAAAAAGGATAAGTCCTTGATGTTGAAGTACAAATCTGAAGAGGACTCTAGTGATGATGATATGTCTTACCTCATCAATATATTTCAAAAGATTGTTAGAAAGAACAAAG CTGACTATGTGGTCAAAAAGGCTCTTACTGCATGGGGAGACTCTTCAAGTGACTCAGAAGATCCTGATGAACCAAATGATGTGTCAATGGTGGTGGTTCATGAAGAGGAAACCatattcaatgaaatgtttgcttTCATGGCTCAttcagaaaatgaagaagaggagaACAAG gtgagtgagaggagcagcaATCAATATTGGTATATAGACAACGAattttctaaacatatgactggtgacaccaaaaatttcctctcactcaagacactTCAAGGAAGAGGTGTGTCTTTTGGTGATGGAAATAaggggtacattttgggagttggtAAAGTGGGAAAATCTCTTGAAGAATCAATTGATAATGTGTATCATGTCGGTGGTTTGAAGTACAGTCTTTTGAGTGTATCTCAAATTTGTGACAAGGGAAATGAAGTCAAGTTTACTTCTGAGAAGTGCACTGTGGTTAATCTAACCACAAAGAAAGTGATTCTTACTGCCTTTAGAAGTAAAAAACATGTATATGGCTAA
- the LOC101264602 gene encoding uncharacterized protein, which produces MDHLIGENPDLWSVVLDGPTIPMKRGPDGETMVPKERKEWDAADKLAIQNNAKSKKILICGIGPDEYNRISSCQDAKSIWETLQTAHEGTTQVKKSKIDNLNRQYDLFQMMEGETIQDMHTRFTAIINEIYSLGEVIPNGKAV; this is translated from the coding sequence ATGGATCATCTAATAGGAGAAAATCCTGATCTCTGGAGTGTAGTCTTAGATGGTCCTACTATTCCTATGAAAAGGGGACCTGATGGAGAAACAATGGTACCAAAAGAGAGAAAGGAGTGGGATGCCGCAGATAAACTGGCAAttcaaaataatgcaaaatcTAAGAAAATTCTAATTTGTGGCATAGGACCAGACGAGTACAACAGGATCTCTTCCTGTCAAGATGCCAAGTCAATCTGGGAAACCTTGCAGACTGCACATGAAGGAACAACTCAGGTtaagaaatcaaaaattgacaATTTGAATAGACAATACGACCTATTCCAAATGATGGAAGGAGAAACTATTCAAGATATGCACACTAGATTCACTGCGATCATCAATGAAATTTACTCTCTAGGAGAAGTAATTCCAAATGGAAAGGCAGTCTGA
- the LOC138347615 gene encoding uncharacterized mitochondrial protein AtMg00820-like: MCAFSTYLSQIFPKNIKEALGYPDWIIAMQEELSQFERSKVWNLVPRPHDRTFIGTKWVFRNKLDGQGQIIRNKARLVVQGYNQEEGINYDETFAPVARMEAIRMFIAFAAHMEFKLSQMDVKSAFLNGFLQGEVFVK, from the coding sequence ATGTGTGCCTTCTCAACTTATCTATCTcaaatttttcccaaaaatattaaagaagcCTTGGGATATCCAGACTGGATTATTGCTATGCAAGAAGAATTGAgtcagtttgaaagaagcaaaGTCTGGAACCTGGTTCCCAGACCACATGATCGAACTTTCATAGGTACTAAATGGGTTTTCAGAAACAAATTAGATGGCCAAGGTCAGATCATTAGGAACAAAGCTCGACTAGTGGTTCAAGGTTACAACCAAGAAGAAGGAATCAACTATGATGAAACCTTTGCACCAGTGGCAAGAATGGAAGCTATAAGAATGTTCATTGCTTTTGCAGCCCATATGGAATTCAAACTCTCTCAGATGGATGTAAAAAGTGCATTTTTGAATGGTTTTCTACAAGGAGAAGTGTTTGTGAAATAA